A genomic stretch from Terriglobus sp. RCC_193 includes:
- the leuB gene encoding 3-isopropylmalate dehydrogenase, producing MNLKIALLAGDGIGPEVTNEAVNMLNTVAAAGGHTFTYTSLLIGGAAIDAHGTPLPEATLKATLASDAALLGAVGDNKFNSLPPSERPEAGLLKIRAELGGFANLRPATAYKALADNSPLRPEITAGVDILFVRELLGGLYFGQPRAWDKTTDRAHNTMVYTRHEVERVAKIAFDIAAKRDKKKVTSVDKANVLECSQLWRAVVTEVAKDYPTVTLEHQLVDSMAIHLMNRPRDFDVVLTENLFGDILSDESGVITGSLGMLPSATLGGKVNLYEPVHGSAPDIAGQGKANPIGAILTAALVLRHSAGLNAEAKIIEDAVVKVLEAGYRTTDIARGDIAGQQTVSTSKMGQLILDQVTAELGAAAS from the coding sequence ATGAATCTGAAGATTGCACTCCTCGCCGGTGACGGCATCGGCCCGGAAGTTACCAACGAAGCAGTCAACATGCTGAACACCGTTGCAGCCGCTGGTGGACATACCTTTACTTACACCTCGCTGCTGATTGGCGGCGCGGCGATTGATGCGCACGGTACACCGCTGCCGGAAGCGACACTAAAAGCAACACTGGCCAGCGACGCTGCACTTCTTGGCGCAGTGGGCGATAACAAGTTCAATTCCCTTCCGCCCAGCGAACGCCCGGAAGCAGGTCTGCTGAAGATTCGTGCAGAACTTGGCGGCTTTGCGAACCTGCGCCCTGCAACGGCCTACAAGGCACTGGCCGATAACTCGCCGCTGCGCCCGGAGATTACCGCAGGCGTGGACATCCTCTTTGTTCGTGAGCTGTTGGGTGGTCTTTACTTCGGCCAGCCGCGCGCATGGGACAAGACGACCGACCGCGCACACAACACAATGGTCTATACACGCCATGAAGTGGAACGCGTTGCAAAGATCGCATTCGATATCGCCGCCAAGCGCGATAAGAAGAAGGTCACCAGCGTGGACAAGGCCAATGTGCTGGAGTGCTCGCAGTTGTGGCGCGCCGTAGTCACTGAGGTTGCGAAGGATTATCCCACCGTGACGCTGGAACATCAGCTTGTGGATTCGATGGCAATCCACCTGATGAATCGTCCGCGTGATTTTGATGTGGTGCTTACTGAGAATTTGTTTGGCGACATCCTCTCCGATGAGAGCGGCGTCATCACCGGATCGCTGGGCATGCTGCCGTCTGCCACGCTTGGTGGCAAGGTGAACCTGTACGAGCCCGTACATGGTTCCGCACCGGATATTGCAGGACAGGGCAAGGCAAATCCCATTGGCGCGATTCTCACCGCAGCGCTTGTTCTGCGTCATTCCGCCGGTCTGAATGCCGAAGCAAAGATCATTGAAGACGCTGTGGTGAAGGTGTTGGAAGCGGGTTATCGCACAACCGATATTGCTCGCGGCGACATTGCCGGACAGCAGACTGTCAGCACATCGAAGATGGGGCAACTCATCCTGGATCAGGTCACTGCTGAACTTGGAGCCGCTGCTTCCTAA
- a CDS encoding 2-isopropylmalate synthase: MSTASDRVYFFDTTLRDGEQSPGCTMHHAEKLRFAHQLAALGVDIIEAGFPIASDGDFESVRAIASEVKGPRIAALARCKTIDVERAGKAIEPAASNRIHVFIASSDLHLEAKLRISRQQALDQAAECVRLARSYTDDVEFSAEDATRSDPDFLIQIVQAAIDAGATTINLPDTVGYSTPVEYCAMFEMVRGRIPNADKIIFSTHCHDDLGLAVINTVAGLQGGARQVEVAMHGIGERAGNASLEEVAAILKIRNDLYPYTNNLVLDQIGPTSRMLDEIISFTPSPNKAIVGKNAFAHASGIHQHGVLANPLTYEIMSAAHFGVNSNTIVLGKHSGRRALEHRLKELGFNLTKDELDQVYTRFTALADRKKDIYDQDITALVPQSATV; encoded by the coding sequence ATGAGCACTGCTTCGGATCGCGTGTATTTCTTCGACACAACGTTGCGTGACGGTGAACAATCACCGGGCTGCACCATGCACCATGCGGAGAAGCTCCGCTTCGCCCATCAGCTTGCGGCGCTTGGCGTGGATATTATTGAAGCCGGCTTTCCTATCGCGTCTGACGGCGACTTTGAATCGGTTCGTGCGATTGCAAGCGAAGTGAAAGGTCCGCGCATTGCCGCGCTGGCCCGCTGCAAGACCATTGACGTGGAACGCGCCGGAAAAGCCATTGAGCCAGCCGCATCAAACCGCATCCACGTCTTCATTGCATCCAGTGATCTTCACCTGGAAGCGAAGCTGCGCATCTCGCGCCAGCAGGCACTGGATCAGGCAGCAGAATGCGTGCGTCTGGCCAGGAGCTATACCGATGATGTGGAGTTTTCCGCCGAAGATGCCACACGTTCTGACCCGGACTTTCTGATTCAGATTGTGCAGGCAGCGATTGATGCTGGAGCAACCACCATCAACCTTCCGGATACCGTGGGCTACTCCACGCCTGTGGAATACTGCGCCATGTTTGAGATGGTTCGCGGCCGTATTCCCAATGCAGACAAGATCATCTTTTCCACGCACTGCCATGACGACCTTGGCCTTGCCGTCATCAACACCGTTGCGGGCCTGCAGGGTGGCGCACGCCAGGTAGAAGTAGCCATGCATGGCATTGGCGAGCGTGCAGGGAACGCTTCTCTGGAAGAGGTAGCGGCAATTCTGAAGATTCGGAACGACCTGTACCCCTATACCAACAATCTGGTGCTGGATCAGATTGGGCCGACAAGCCGCATGTTGGACGAGATCATCTCGTTCACGCCTTCGCCCAACAAAGCAATCGTGGGCAAGAATGCGTTCGCACATGCCAGCGGTATTCATCAGCACGGTGTGCTGGCCAATCCGCTGACGTACGAGATCATGTCCGCCGCGCACTTTGGTGTGAACTCCAACACGATCGTGCTGGGCAAGCACAGCGGCCGTCGTGCGTTGGAACATCGCCTGAAGGAACTTGGCTTCAATCTGACGAAAGATGAGCTGGATCAGGTCTACACGCGCTTTACTGCCCTGGCTGATCGCAAGAAGGATATCTACGATCAGGACATCACAGCGCTGGTGCCGCAGTCTGCAACTGTATAG
- a CDS encoding LysR family transcriptional regulator, which translates to MDLFALETFLAVAEERSFSRAAVRLHRTQPAVSQAISKLEGELGEALFDRGARDATLTDAGEVLREYAQKLLNLRVEARHALGELRSLHRGSLNLAANEYTCLYLLPVLDRFRRVHPRIKVTVQRSLASRIPDDVLLHSVEIGVLSFKPEDRALKSIVVYRDELAFVVNPRHPMAKTEEVSIRDLGGQHFVAHNVPSPQRDKVFEAFRRHRTNLLIDVELPSLEAVRRFVELGNGVALVPALTVERELKSGALTRVRVKELQMERKLRLVHRREANLSHAAIEFLRGVREYAEATEGSYCFLPERGD; encoded by the coding sequence GTGGATCTGTTTGCCCTGGAAACCTTTCTTGCTGTAGCGGAAGAGCGCAGTTTCTCGCGGGCGGCCGTTCGTCTGCACCGCACGCAGCCTGCTGTCAGCCAGGCCATTTCGAAGCTGGAAGGCGAGCTCGGTGAGGCGCTTTTTGACAGGGGGGCCCGTGATGCCACGCTCACCGATGCGGGGGAGGTCCTTCGCGAATACGCTCAGAAACTGCTGAACCTGCGTGTGGAAGCAAGGCACGCCCTGGGTGAGTTGCGCAGCCTGCACCGCGGGAGCCTGAATCTCGCTGCCAACGAATACACCTGTCTTTATTTGCTGCCTGTGCTGGACCGCTTCCGGCGTGTACATCCCCGGATCAAGGTCACTGTGCAGCGTAGCCTGGCAAGCCGCATTCCGGATGATGTGCTTCTGCATTCCGTGGAGATTGGCGTGCTCAGCTTTAAACCGGAAGACCGCGCGCTGAAATCCATCGTGGTCTATCGCGATGAGCTTGCGTTTGTCGTGAATCCTCGACATCCGATGGCGAAAACGGAAGAGGTGTCGATCCGTGATCTTGGTGGACAGCACTTTGTTGCGCACAATGTCCCTTCACCGCAGCGCGACAAGGTGTTCGAGGCCTTTCGCCGGCATCGTACGAACCTTCTTATTGATGTGGAATTGCCCAGCCTGGAGGCAGTCCGTCGTTTCGTGGAGCTGGGAAACGGCGTGGCGCTGGTTCCTGCACTCACAGTGGAACGAGAGCTGAAGTCCGGTGCCCTCACCCGCGTCCGCGTTAAAGAACTGCAGATGGAGCGCAAGCTGCGGCTGGTCCATCGGCGCGAGGCGAACCTCTCCCATGCCGCGATTGAGTTTCTGCGTGGTGTCCGGGAGTACGCGGAGGCCACGGAAGGGTCGTATTGTTTCCTGCCGGAACGGGGCGATTGA
- a CDS encoding outer membrane protein, translated as MKKTMWMCALLAGALAAHAQESRQDVSISALGNIPPQVNGRGIQVNADMALGALASYRFMLTPRSALEANYGFSQYMTQLRNTSFNTYQIHTRQQEISFGYVYSRNYRNYNPFAEVGIGAYVFSPIRDFDTQSLDAKRQMSLGGFFGAGVAYEISPSYDIRIGYRGAIVKTPSFKLPSDAYNTGRYEVISMPTLGVAYHF; from the coding sequence ATGAAGAAAACGATGTGGATGTGCGCCCTGCTCGCTGGCGCGTTAGCGGCTCATGCTCAGGAGAGCCGGCAGGATGTAAGCATCAGCGCTTTGGGGAATATTCCTCCCCAGGTCAATGGGCGCGGTATTCAGGTCAATGCAGATATGGCATTGGGCGCGCTGGCCAGCTACCGTTTTATGCTGACCCCGCGTAGCGCTCTGGAAGCGAACTACGGTTTCTCGCAGTACATGACACAACTGCGGAATACGAGCTTCAATACCTACCAGATTCACACACGCCAGCAGGAAATCTCCTTTGGCTACGTGTATAGCCGCAACTACCGTAACTACAATCCGTTCGCGGAAGTCGGTATTGGCGCGTACGTGTTTTCGCCCATTCGCGATTTCGACACGCAGTCTCTGGACGCCAAGCGTCAGATGAGTCTCGGCGGCTTCTTCGGAGCCGGTGTTGCGTATGAAATCAGCCCCAGCTATGACATCCGCATCGGCTATCGCGGCGCTATCGTGAAGACGCCCAGCTTCAAGCTGCCGTCAGACGCCTACAACACGGGCCGCTACGAAGTGATCTCCATGCCGACGCTCGGTGTTGCTTACCACTTCTAA
- a CDS encoding outer membrane beta-barrel protein, translated as MPLRRQKSKLAAVLATVFLCSHFPAHANGQAGTATAYRKADLQAGGYFTIVSSDYGPHYRGWGAYAAYDFKPHWGVEFNFRQANTPNNDKLYERTYELGGRYVILRKNRFNPYARVSYGRGVFNFPYDRANLAYNLMAFGGGLDYNLTRSINLRGDYDYQHWFSFPSSGSSLAPQAFSVGVAYHFH; from the coding sequence TTGCCGCTACGAAGACAGAAATCCAAGCTTGCTGCGGTGCTTGCCACCGTATTCCTTTGCTCGCACTTTCCGGCACACGCGAATGGCCAGGCAGGTACTGCCACAGCCTATCGCAAAGCCGATCTACAGGCGGGTGGGTATTTCACCATCGTGTCGTCAGACTATGGGCCGCATTATCGTGGCTGGGGTGCATATGCCGCATACGATTTCAAACCTCACTGGGGTGTGGAATTTAATTTCCGCCAGGCAAACACCCCGAACAATGACAAACTCTACGAACGTACCTACGAACTCGGCGGTCGATACGTTATCCTCCGCAAGAATCGGTTTAATCCCTATGCACGCGTTTCGTATGGCCGTGGTGTATTCAACTTTCCGTATGATCGCGCCAACCTCGCCTACAACTTGATGGCTTTTGGGGGTGGCCTGGATTACAACCTCACCCGTTCCATCAATCTCCGGGGCGATTACGACTACCAGCACTGGTTTAGTTTTCCATCCAGCGGCAGTTCTCTTGCCCCTCAGGCATTCAGCGTAGGCGTGGCGTATCACTTCCACTAG
- a CDS encoding energy transducer TonB: MANEMPDHERNRVPGGQTASPATPFLSQRDLAFKTFGVMEDSEKRKNRFFAAFFINTSLAALLIWISVLTARHVVQQQAQKTITFNNVKPPEPPKPVPPPKLPKPPVVKVEPPKIQPNVPKIEVPEPPKVQPQPVLKAQPIITPAPPKAVTPPPAPKPVAVNIAQAASVPNHDAHPSAVRLGNLTNPINNTSGPAVSPVNLGHSGAPGMPAGNTGFGPPSKIAIAGSGSPNGQMGGRDNAPQPIKGISTGVPGGTGPLTAKPVGAIAIAKGPTPPSIPQAQVNAGPAKSAPKVLYKPKPQYTEEARSLRLEGTVYVKIHVTASGAVSVVGVQSGLGHGLDQAAVRAVQGMRFQPAMSNGQPTDWDGVVNINFQLAG; the protein is encoded by the coding sequence ACCGTGTGCCCGGAGGCCAGACTGCGTCTCCGGCAACACCGTTCCTTTCGCAACGGGATTTAGCCTTTAAGACTTTTGGTGTGATGGAAGATTCAGAGAAGCGCAAGAATCGCTTCTTTGCCGCGTTTTTCATCAATACCTCGCTGGCAGCGCTCCTCATCTGGATCAGCGTCCTGACGGCGAGACATGTCGTTCAACAGCAGGCACAGAAGACCATCACATTTAACAATGTGAAGCCGCCGGAACCGCCGAAACCTGTGCCGCCGCCGAAGCTCCCGAAGCCGCCGGTGGTGAAGGTGGAGCCGCCGAAAATTCAGCCAAACGTTCCGAAGATTGAGGTTCCGGAACCGCCGAAGGTCCAACCGCAGCCCGTTCTGAAGGCCCAGCCCATCATTACGCCGGCGCCGCCGAAGGCCGTAACGCCTCCGCCCGCACCGAAACCGGTAGCGGTCAACATTGCGCAGGCCGCGTCGGTACCGAACCATGACGCTCATCCGTCTGCAGTTCGTCTGGGCAACCTGACCAATCCGATTAACAACACCAGCGGTCCGGCCGTATCGCCGGTCAACCTGGGCCATAGCGGCGCGCCGGGCATGCCAGCGGGCAATACCGGATTTGGGCCGCCGTCGAAGATTGCAATTGCTGGTTCCGGCTCTCCGAACGGCCAGATGGGCGGCCGTGACAATGCCCCACAGCCGATTAAAGGCATCAGCACAGGCGTTCCCGGTGGTACTGGCCCGCTGACGGCCAAGCCCGTGGGCGCCATTGCGATTGCCAAAGGTCCCACCCCTCCGTCCATTCCGCAGGCCCAGGTCAATGCCGGTCCGGCCAAGAGTGCGCCGAAGGTGCTCTATAAACCGAAGCCGCAATATACAGAAGAAGCGCGAAGTCTACGCCTGGAAGGCACCGTTTACGTCAAAATTCACGTCACAGCGTCTGGAGCTGTTTCCGTGGTTGGCGTTCAGAGCGGTCTTGGCCATGGTCTGGATCAAGCAGCGGTGCGAGCCGTACAGGGTATGCGTTTCCAGCCCGCGATGTCCAACGGTCAACCGACCGATTGGGATGGCGTGGTCAACATTAACTTCCAGCTCGCCGGCTAA